The sequence below is a genomic window from Actinomadura luzonensis.
GAACGCCTCGCGCAGGTCCGCCCCGCTCAGGCCCGCCCAGCGCAGGTCCACCCTGCTCAGGTCCGCCTCGCGCAGGTCTGCCTGGCGGAAGTTCAGTCCGTATAGATCCGCATGCGGAATACGGACTTCCGCCAGATCGCAGTAGCAAGCGTTCCTGGCGGTGAGCGCTTCGCCCGGCCTCAAGTAGACAGTGCCAAGCACGGTCAAGGCCGCCTGCACGTCAGTCTTTGGACGTAGGGGGCGCTTGGCCTTCGGCTTGGGGTCGTGCTCCCGCACGTACGCGGCCATGACGTTGACGATCGTTCTACGGTCGCGTTCGGAGTCCTGCGCGAGGCGTTGCAGCGCGTAAATCGCGCCCAGCCGGACATCGATCGTTTTGGAGCTGAGCTGTTCCACCGCCTTGGTGTACCGGTCGGTGATCTGCCCTTCCTGCGAGGTCTCCAGTGACCTGGCGGTGTAGACCAAGCTGCCCGCGGTGAACAACAACCCGAAGACGACACCCCAGGTGCTTGTCCGCTGGAGGCGCGTCCCGCGTTCGGCGATGACCGCGTCGAAGTGCTCCTTGGGCGAGAGGGACTCGATCTCCTCTGGGGTGAGAGGCGGCAGCCGGCGTGCGCGGTGCCGGAGCTTGCCCACGATCCACCGGCTGATGCCGACGAGGACGGCAGCGGCCGCGAGGATCGTGAGGACCACAGGCGGGAGGTCCGCTGTGGAGTATTCGGGCACCAGGTAGTCGGGTAGCCAATCGAGGATGGGCGCCCACTGTTCTGGCGGGTCCGGGGC
It includes:
- a CDS encoding pentapeptide repeat-containing protein → MHHFVLGRMDDVTPRRARLYRALFWSTSVIVITVIATATLQLLAPDPPEQWAPILDWLPDYLVPEYSTADLPPVVLTILAAAAVLVGISRWIVGKLRHRARRLPPLTPEEIESLSPKEHFDAVIAERGTRLQRTSTWGVVFGLLFTAGSLVYTARSLETSQEGQITDRYTKAVEQLSSKTIDVRLGAIYALQRLAQDSERDRRTIVNVMAAYVREHDPKPKAKRPLRPKTDVQAALTVLGTVYLRPGEALTARNACYCDLAEVRIPHADLYGLNFRQADLREADLSRVDLRWAGLSGADLREAFLSRAGLRRADLSEADLRRAVLRGADLSGAGLRGADLSEADLRLAVLRGAVLSGTILRGADLSEADLRGADLSEADLRGTILRGTILREANLNGADLSGANLSKADLSEEDLSGAKTDDKTQLPPGVHVT